CTACGACCGCTGTCTGATTATTTCACTTTCACCCTCACTCAATTCTTTTgtcgaataaaaaataattaactttatGCTTTATTGAATAGTCTTCACGGAAGTGGAGTTAGTAAAACTTTGTGCTCCGGTCTCTGTTTAAGTTTTTGGCGTCTTTTTTTCCAACGGAGAATCGTCAAAACAGCTTACGAGGTTTTGATTATTTCTACGGTTTCACAAAGATGTGAatttgtctctctttctctctgtcttTTCCATTTTGATGTTGTACTGGAGGAAGCTGGTGAGTCTTTTAACCGAGTATTTATTGCCGACCAAACCTCAGACAACAACAAAAGGAAGGTCTCTGATACATTCTTAGCTTtcgtttaacaaaaaaaaaagatttgtagaTTTTTCTCTCCTGGTTCTCTGTGTGTTTCAAATGGGTCTGTGTAGTTCGAAAATAAATAAGACCACGAGGAACGGAACTGAGACAACAAGCGCCGCCACCACCACGGTGGAGAGACAAGGCTCAGGGCGGCTACGGAGGGAGAAAGATTTAATCAGCGGCGGCGAAATCAATGAAGCTGAGCAGTTGGTGGGTCGGCTTGTTGGTAATGGTTCAAGCGAACTTGCTTGTCTTTATACACAACAAGGCAGCAAAGGAACTAACCAAGACGCCATGCTTGTCTGGGAGGTTTGTTTCTCTCCTTCTTTACTaaaagagtttttgtttcactatGATGAAATGTAGCATTGTTTGTTATAAACTCTTGTTGTTGCTATTTATGTTCTTCTTGTGATGTTCTGAACGTTTAGAAGCAATCTTAGTTACTGCatgaaactctttttctttttttccaattTCAGAATTTCTGTTCAAGAAGCGATACAGTGCTATGTGGTGTATTCGATGGACATGGTCCGTTTGGTCATATGGTTGCAAAGAGAGTCCGAGATATGTTACCTTTCACTTTATCAACCCAATTGAAAAAGACTTTAGGGATGGACTCCACGAGCGTCATCAACTCTGCTACTTGCATAGATGAAGAGCAATGGTGTGAGAAAGAAGACAAGCTACCACTCCCCGAAATGTATCTCCCTCTGAAACGGGCGTTGCTCAAGACTTGTCAACAGATGGATAAAGAGTTAAAAATGCATCCAACCATCAACTGTTTCTGCAGCGGAACAACTTCTGTTACCGTCATCAAACAGGTGAAAGTCCGTTACTTTATACTCCCATTGACTCCGTAGATTAACATCTCTTGGTTATAGGGTAAGCATCTGGTGGTGGGGAATATTGGTGACTCGAGAGCTGTTCTTGCGACAAGAGACGATGACAATGCTCTCATCGCTGTACAATTAACCATAGACTTAAAACCAGACTTGCCAAGTATATATATACCTCTTCCCTTCACAGTTGATCATCTTGGAAGCATGGACTTAACTTACTTCTCTATGTATGTCAGGTGAATCCGCAAGAATCCAGAAATGTAAAGGTAGAGTGTTTGCCTTGCAAGATGAGCCTGAGGTTGCACGTGTGTGGTTACCAAACAGCGATTCGCCTGGTCTGGCAATGGCTCGAGCTTTTGGAGACTTCTGTCTTAAAGATTATGGTTTAATCTCTGTTCCTGATATCAACTACCGCCGCCTCACTGAGAGAGATCAGTTCATTATTCTAGCCACTGATGGGGTAcattcttcttctgcttcttgtGGTTTCTTTTTTTACTAGAACCTATGTAGCTAAATCTGTGTGCAATTGCATAGGTGTGGGATGTTTTGTCGAACAAAGAAGCTGTCGATATTGTGGCTTCAGCTCCTAGTAGAAACACTGCAGCTCGTGCTTTAGTATGCACAGCTGTTCGAGCGTGGAGGCTCAAGTATCCTACTTCCAAGAACGATGACTGCGCTGTAGTATGTCTCTTTCTTGAAGATTCAGCATCCATGGAAGTTTTAGAAACCGTTGTTCATTCACGCAAAGAGTCTATAGAGAGTGTTAATATCACTTCAAGCAAAGATggtgagaagaaagaagaggctTTAGCAGAGACCGATGAGATTGTACCAGTTTTGGAGAGGAAGGAAGCAAAAACGACTGAGAGTTGCAGGACTGAGTCCAAGAAGACAACACTTGCCGAAT
This region of Brassica napus cultivar Da-Ae chromosome C5, Da-Ae, whole genome shotgun sequence genomic DNA includes:
- the LOC106396691 gene encoding probable protein phosphatase 2C 6 is translated as MGLCSSKINKTTRNGTETTSAATTTVERQGSGRLRREKDLISGGEINEAEQLVGRLVGNGSSELACLYTQQGSKGTNQDAMLVWENFCSRSDTVLCGVFDGHGPFGHMVAKRVRDMLPFTLSTQLKKTLGMDSTSVINSATCIDEEQWCEKEDKLPLPEMYLPLKRALLKTCQQMDKELKMHPTINCFCSGTTSVTVIKQGKHLVVGNIGDSRAVLATRDDDNALIAVQLTIDLKPDLPSESARIQKCKGRVFALQDEPEVARVWLPNSDSPGLAMARAFGDFCLKDYGLISVPDINYRRLTERDQFIILATDGVWDVLSNKEAVDIVASAPSRNTAARALVCTAVRAWRLKYPTSKNDDCAVVCLFLEDSASMEVLETVVHSRKESIESVNITSSKDGEKKEEALAETDEIVPVLERKEAKTTESCRTESKKTTLAECISVKDDEEWSALEGLTRVNSLLSIPRFFSGELRSGSWRKWL